AGGATCGAGCGATCGCTCTGCCTCCACTAAACACAACTTTAGCGCGGCGGATGATGGAACACACCAAAATTTACAAAGCCCTCAAAGGTGTACGGGGACGGCAAAGTATTGATATGGCAGCCCTGGAACAATTGATGGTGGCATTTAGCCAGCTGGTAGTAGAACAACCGTGGATTAAAGAAATAGATATCAACCCGTTGCTGGCAATTCCTCCAACTGCTTTAAACTCTGGAGGATTGATTGCTTTGGATGGGCGCATTGTTCTGCACACCCCAGATATTCAAGAACAGCAACTACCAAAATTAGCCATTCGTCCTTATCCCAGCCAATACATTAGCGAGTGGGCGATGAAAAATGGTACGTCAGTTACCATTCGTCCCATTCGCCCAGAAGATGAACCATTGATGGTGCAATTTCACCAGACGCTATCAGAAGAAAGCGTTTATTTTCGTTACTTCCACTTGATTAAGCTGAGTCAGCGCATTACTCACGAACGACTCACGCGCATTTGCTTTATTGATTATGACCGCGAAATGGCGCTGGTAGCAGAACACCAAAATCCACAAACAAAAACAAAGCAGATTTTGGCAGTTGGGCGATTAAGTAAACTGCACGGTACCGATGCAGCGGAATTCGCTATGATTGTGAGCGATCGCTATCAATGTCAAGGTTTAGGCACAGAACTAGTCCGGCGGTTACTACAAGTTGGTCGTCAAGAAAACATTGGCCGGGTTACAGCCAACATCCTGAGTGATAATAACGGAATGCAACGAGTTTGTGAGAAACTCGGTTTTCATCTTCAACCTACGAGTGACTCAACTGTGATGCAAGCTGAAATTGCTTTGTAATAAATTGAAAAAGCGTCGCTTGAAATACTAGCGACGCTTTTTTTAGGATGATTAACTAAAGTAAGTGCAGTTTACTCCGAGCTTTTATGCAGTTGATATGTCAGGGGTTGCTGATTATTGGGTACATCATTGGATGAATAATGAGCGATGACAAATAGAGGTAGCGTTAAAGTTAACAGAGCGATCGCGGTTCCCACAAGGTCTGCCAAACGATGGGAATATGTAGCGGTAGGGTTAGCAGACTGACTATTTGAATCCATACAAATTTGAACTTCTTCAACTCACTTGATAAGTTTTATCTCTCGGAGAGATTCTTGATGCCATTTTAGCGATTTTTTACTGACTACTGTGTAGCAGTCAAAAAAGTGAATCAGTTTGGCAGGTGTCATAACAATAATTTTATCTCCGACAAGATTGATACAAAGTTCAAGAAAAACATTTCGGAATTATCTAAGTGAATATTATGTTACAGTCTCTTGCTATGATTTGCCATCTTTTGGTTAAGCAGAGGTTAATAAATTGCATCAAAAACTACATTTTTTCTTTTGTGCTGATATAAATTATTAACTTATATTAGAGCAATTGCTTTCATTATAACATCTGCAAATACTCGATCCAGGCTGGTTTTAGAGTTTAGATAATTTTACTCACAAGCAAAGTCTACCGAAATATTACTGAAGACTTTGATGATTTTTACTATGCCACTCAGCATAACAAGCAACCAATTAAAATTGGCTAATCATGATTAAATGAGCAGATAAAAATATACTCTCAATCAGCATAGACATATTCACTGACTAGTAATTACAAATTCAGTAATCACACGAAAAATAAATTTGTTAATTTACTATACTAGTGTTATGTAACATTACTTTGGGTTTGTCAATCTATACATAGGTAGAGTACAAATACCTTAAGAATTAGAGCAGGCGATCGCCAAATATTTCTGATTTACGACTATTAAATAAATCAAAGTTTGATGACAAATTCATTACATAAAAAACCGCCACTAAATTATGGCGGTTGTCTGGTTAAGCAATCGGAGGGTAATTAAAGATTACTCTGGGAATTTTAGAGTTGCTGTAGCCGAATTTGCACTTACTGATTCTCTAAAATTGCCCATTTAAACTAACCTCTGCTATATGTATTCATCGGTTCCTTGATAAATCGAATGTAAAGGTGTTTAAACGTAGATTTGATCACGCGGGGCATAGCAAAATCAATTGGCATTAACTTATCTGGTAAGCGCCAATCTGAGATTTGTAATAAATCAGGATGTAACAGCGGAAACTCAATTGCATCTAGTTCAGGACAAACCCCAAGTCTTTGGGAAGCAGCAACAGTTGGAACTTTCTGAGGCGAAACATTGAGAATTTCTAATATCGCCCTATCTAAAGCAAATACATTTGATGCTGCGGCTAAAATGCCTAAATTCCGAGGTTCTCCACCACTAGGGCCATTGCCTTCATGACCAATAATGCCATCTAAAATTGTTAAATCTGGGTTGATTGTTTTAGCCGTTTCTACTAACATCTCTCCAAAACGGTTAGCATCTTTCCCGGCTTCCATGTGCCACCAAGCTTTCATCTTACCGGGAACGCAACCAAACAAATTTTTCACGCCCATTGTTAAAGTCAATTGCAGATGTGATTTAACTTTGGGCAAATTAATAATTACATCAGCTTCCATCGCCTCTTTGCACAGTAGCAAATGGTTGAAATTTTCGCTGACTGTTTGGTAACGCTGACCATGAAATTCGACGATGGGAAGATTGAGTTCTTGAATTAAAGGTAGATAACCATTCGCAATGGCGACTCCCTTCGCACTCCCAAAAGCGGGACTATCGCCTAAAAACGGTTTACCACCAGCTTCGATAACCATTTTGGCAACTTCGTAAACCAGTTCAGCGCGGGTAGTACATTCCTTGGTAGGACGTGCGCCTGTGAGAAGATTCGGCTTGAGTAATACCTTTTGTCCTGGTTTGACAAAAGCGGTTATTCCTCCCAGGGGTTCTAGCAAAGTGGTTAAAGATTCCCGTAAAGCTGCGCTTTCGTAAGACGTAGCCCTAATTAAGCTGACAGATGGTTTGTATGTCTGCATAGGTAAATAATTGCGTGTAGTGAAGATAGGAGAAAGATAAATTTCTTTCTTGTTCTATCTTCCTACGTTGTTTGAATCGATAGATTAAGATTCTGTCTTGAGGGGTACAATACTACTCATCTGTTCTAGATTTAACACTTCAGCTAATTCCGCCTCAGTCATCAACCCTTTTTCTAAAACAATCTGTCGTAAAGATTTACCACTAGCTAAGGATTCTTTGGCGACTTCCGCAGCATTGAGATAGCCAATGTGAGTATTGAGTGCAGTGACTAAAGCTAAACTACCTTCGGCGTAGGCTAAACACCGTTCTTTGTTGGCAGTAATATTTTGAATACAGCGTTCTGTCAGCACGGCGATGGTATTGCCCAGAATTTCAATGCTGTGAATCAGATCATAAGCAATCAACGGCATCATCACGTTCAATTCTAATTGTCCCGCTTGGGCGGCAAGTGCGATCGCACTATCGTATCCCATCACCTGGAAACACACCATCGATGTCATCTCTGCCATAACTGGATTATATTTTCCTGGCATAATCGAGGAACCTGGTTGCACTGGCGGAAGTTGAATTTCTTTCAAACCAGTTTTCGGCCCAGAGTCCATCAAGCGCAAATCGTGAGATATTTTGACTAAATCCTGCGCCAAGTTGCGTAAAGCCCCAGAAACATTGACAAACGGTGCCATACTCTGCATAGCTGCCATTAGCTGAGGTGCAGGCTCTAAAGGCATATTCAGCAATTCTGAGAGAACTTCCACCACACGGGCGCGATACAAAGGATGGGTATTCATCCCTGTACCAGATGCACTACCACCCAAACCCAGCACCATCAAATCTCCAGATGCAGTATAAATGCGGTTTTGGTGGTCTGAGAGGATTTGCGCCCAAGCCGCAAAAGTATCACCCAAACGCACAGGTACAGCGTCTTGCATGTGGGTTCTGCCAGATTTAACGATATCTTGAAATTCTACCGCTTTGCTTTCTAAGGCAGCGATCGCTTTTTCTAAAGCTGGGTGTAATGTATGAGTCAATGCTAATAAACCACCAATCCGAATCGCTGTTGGGATAACATCATTGGTAGACTGGCCGTAGTTAACATGGTCGTTAGGATTAACTCGTTTGTAATTACCTTTTTCATCACCGAGAATTTCTAACGCCAGATTCGCCAGCACTTCGTTAACATTCATGTGGTGCGAAGTCCCAGCACCAGCTTGATAAACATCGACAACAAACTGGTCCCGTAATTGTCCTGCAAGGATTTCATCAGATGCTTTGACAATTGCTTGACTAATATCTTGGGAAATACAACCTAATTCACCGTTAACAATTGCGGTAGCTTTTTTAATTATTAAGCAAGAATCTACGTAAGTAGGCAAGGGCTTGATGCCGCTGATAGGGAAGTTTTCTGTAGCGCGTAAAGTTTGAATGCCGTAATAAACGTTACTAGAAATTTGGCGATCGCCCATTGAGTCGCGCTCAATGCGAAAATTTATATTGTCAGTCATACTATTGTTTTGGATGATCTCAAAATACAGATCATGCCATGTAAATGACCCTCACGCCCTGTTTACTATCTGCAATCTTTCAGCAACAAATCAATTGATTTACGCTAAACTCCAGTTTAAATACGTGCAGGTAAATATTATGATTAAAACACCAACTCGCCGGATATCTTTAGAAGAATTTTTACAATTACCAGAAACTAAACCAGCAAGTGAATTTATTGATGGCGAAATAATTCAAAAACCTATGCCTCAAGGTAAACATAGTAGAATTCAAGGTGAATTGGCAACTACAATTAATAGTGTAGTCAAACCTGAAAAAATCGCCTTAGCTTTTCCAGAATTACGCTGTACCTTTGGTGGAAGTTCAACTGTTCCAGATGTGGCGGTATTGCTTGGAAACGCATTCCTGTAGATGAAAAAGGTAATATTGCTAATGTTTTTAATATACACCCAGATTGGACAATTGAAATTCTCTCTCCTGAACAAAGTACAACCAAAGTTACTAAAAACATTTTACATTGTTTAAATCATGGTACTAGCTTAGGTTGGTTAATTGATCCAGAAGAATATTGTGTTTTAGTTTATCCGCCTCACCAGCAAATAATATATTTAGATAACGAACAAGATATATTGCCAGTTACCGATTTAGTTAGTGATTTACATTTGACATTGGGGCAATTATTTGGTTGGTTAAAGTTATAAATAATTCCTCAAACCTAAATGATGACTTTACCCAACTGGATTACTTTTTCTCGCCTTCTCGGTGTCCCATTTCTGCTTTATGGTTTGTATAATCCTACTTCTCAGGCTAGATGGATATGTTTAGCGATTTTTCTTGTGGCGGCGTTAACTGACTGGTTAGATGGATATTTAGCGCGGAAACTCAACCAAGTTAGTGATTTAGGCAAATTTTTAGATCCTTTA
This window of the Nostoc sp. HK-01 genome carries:
- the aspA gene encoding aspartate ammonia-lyase, whose amino-acid sequence is MTDNINFRIERDSMGDRQISSNVYYGIQTLRATENFPISGIKPLPTYVDSCLIIKKATAIVNGELGCISQDISQAIVKASDEILAGQLRDQFVVDVYQAGAGTSHHMNVNEVLANLALEILGDEKGNYKRVNPNDHVNYGQSTNDVIPTAIRIGGLLALTHTLHPALEKAIAALESKAVEFQDIVKSGRTHMQDAVPVRLGDTFAAWAQILSDHQNRIYTASGDLMVLGLGGSASGTGMNTHPLYRARVVEVLSELLNMPLEPAPQLMAAMQSMAPFVNVSGALRNLAQDLVKISHDLRLMDSGPKTGLKEIQLPPVQPGSSIMPGKYNPVMAEMTSMVCFQVMGYDSAIALAAQAGQLELNVMMPLIAYDLIHSIEILGNTIAVLTERCIQNITANKERCLAYAEGSLALVTALNTHIGYLNAAEVAKESLASGKSLRQIVLEKGLMTEAELAEVLNLEQMSSIVPLKTES